A genome region from Pyrenophora tritici-repentis strain M4 chromosome 9, whole genome shotgun sequence includes the following:
- a CDS encoding TauD, Probable taurine catabolism dioxygenase has translation MLKPQQQYLLTANFDPEETTGGFAHGHDPFLTHHDGVDFYGIPKRPAIPVQPQVHILGRGPIPEGHFGFPPGFEVQGVDHEEFHLPPHIPAAERETGASRFYQWHFDGSLYDIPPPRVGCLLAVRTPKGTDVTVRWEDEAGTQMKMAPGSTAMIAGSRALELLAEETKNIVMNSRIEYAPHAFVWISKTHSTRLGHSIETEGLEKPLDELPKWDKSKVCIYPMVWTNPKTGEKSLQVHGQGAFKLYLKSSPEGAEIVIEDLREVRAFMDKLMRPAIQPENIYAHPHTEQDVILWYNRALWHSITEFPKSYGPRVMHQCNIAASDHPSG, from the exons ATGCTGAAGCCTCAGCAGCAGTACTTGCTGACTGCCAA CTTCGACCCCGAGGAAACAACTGGAGGCTTTGCTCACGGCCATGATCCTTTCCTGACACACCATGACGGTGTAGACTTCTACGGGATTCCGAAGCGCCCCGCGATCCCAGTACAACCACAAGTCCATATCCTCGGCCGTGGCCCTATTCCAGAAGGCCACTTTGGATTTCCACCAGGTTTTGAAGTGCAAGGCGTCGATCATGAAGAGTTCCATCTTCCACCACATATTCCAGCTGCTGAGCGTGAGACGGGCGCGTCCCGTTTCTACCAATGGCATTTCGATGGTTCCCTGTACGATATCCCTCCTCCACGTGTAGGCTGTCTCTTGGCAGTTAGAACACCCAAGGGTACAGATGTAACAGTGCGGTGGGAAGATGAAGCTGGCACGCAAATGAAGATGGCGCCAGGTTCTACGGCGATGATTGCTGGCAGCCGTGCGCTAGAACTTCTGGCCGAAGAAACAAAGAATATTGTCATGAACAGCAGGATTGAGTATGCGCCTCATGCTTTCGTATGGATATCAAAGACCCACAGTACGAGACTGGGGCATTCTATCGAAACCGAAGGCCTAGAGAAGCCACTCGATGAGCTGCCCAAATGGGACAAGAGCAAAGTATGCATCTACCCCATGGTATGGACAAACCCAAAGACTGGCGAGAAGTCACTTCAGGTCCACGGTCAGGGTGCTTTCAAACTTTACCTTAAGAGTAGTCCGGAAGGTGCGGAAATAGTTATTGAAGATCTCAGAGAAGTCAGGGCGTTCATGGACAA ATTGATGAGACCGGCGATACAGCCCGAGAATATCTATGCCCATCCACACACGGAGCAAGATGTCATCTTATGGTACAACCGTGCGTTGTGGCACAGCATT ACCGAGTTCCCCAAGTCGTACGGACCGCGTGTGATGCATCAGTGCAATATTGCGGCGAGCGATCATCCTTCGGGTTGA
- a CDS encoding Dimer-Tnp-hAT multi-domain protein, which produces MPSIPAKRKPEAAEEADTPFKRAQRTRKPTLKALLGDGSQPTQPIELPESTPDPPTEPPTQVIEPPTRAIEPPCKPVQQPEERPRRASPLPILAASQASRLTDEPAWESQLMFDKPEDSIVQPLAFSSAATEASVEEDSAVSVDFRDFEGVDWSRLKGFVAPLSTPRGKASWIFQHGWRVWKEGTHHPDELYFVCKYCHIHKLPNGVHRVTKSTTAANGHLQLDKPGHRLSKDGPILSKPLRKHGQQSLRQAALSGVKFSLEAYKTIGNFDVQEFRQAAALWLVDNNRPLREFETPAFRKMIRLANPEAEAALWRSHNSVSAFVMRLYSWLRPQVVRALAEAESKVHISFDGWTTKGGKRGFFSVVAHYANSKGAIVDLPIALPQLVGAHTGEAIADAVTKILQSFSINRSKLGYFVLDNAYNNDTAVNKLAAMYHFSASDRRLRCACHILNLVGQTIMFGRDADAYNNALENTKMEDFYMKEWRKEGPLGVYLDIINYINTPKQWSIFEDCQREAVNSMPTGASGGTREPIKPCVTRWNSYYDCFKRGVQLQQAINAYATYHIRETEQADEQAAIRGNKLPDVPRWMRSDGLTAADWAVITEYMAILQPLKFATDRLQGRGKCGRFGALYEVIPVFESVITELDARLRPYESVNHEPSEAPEDHIPINLRAARRKASNYFTKILQSPIYYAATALHPRYKTYSKRFWRDKPTQLSTAHAKFLRVWAAYKPAAAATTPTPAPKPTMSSFDDAIDAILDEDGEHTLEVEDEYDSWLKEPMWTSDQHKEGPTAVQYWLSLKPKYPHLSRLAIDVLTIPASSSDCERVFAGTGDIIEPQRRKIGAQLLAALVCLQRWTRAGFTTPSTTTAAKHTDEELTEEFAIGTWEEPPAELS; this is translated from the coding sequence atgccctctataccagcaaaacgcaagcccgaggctgccgaagaagctgatactcccttcaagcgagcacaacgtacgcgcaaacctacgctcaaagcgctgttgggtgacggcagccagccaacccagccgatagagctgccagaaagtacgccggatccgcctacagagccgcctacacaagttatcgagccgcccacacgggctattgaaccgccatgtaagcctgtacaacaacccgaggagcgccctcggcgggcatcaccactgcctattttggctgcctcacaagcctctcggctcactgatgagccagcctgggagtcgcagttaatgtttgataagccagaggactctattgtacagcctttagctttctctagcgctgccactgaggcttcggtggaggaggatagcgctgtgagcgtcgattttcgcgactttgagggcgtcgattggtcgcgattaaaggggtttgtcgcgccgctgagcactccacgaggcaaggcaagctggatttttcaacacggctggcgtgtctggaaggagggtactcaccacccagatgagttgtactttgtgtgcaagtactgtcatattcataagctacctaatggtgtacaccgagtaacgaagtcaaccactgccgccaacgggcacctccagcttgataaacctggtcatcggctcagcaaagatggtccaatcctaagcaaacctctccgcaaacatggacaacaatcacttcgtcaggcagctctaagcggtgtcaaatttagtctagaggcgtacaagactataggaaacttcgacgtacaagaatttcggcaggcagctgcgctctggctggtcgacaacaacagaccactccgcgagtttgagacgccggcttttcgcaagatgatcaggcttgctaatcctgaggcagaggcggcgttatggaggtctcataacagcgtgtcagcgttcgtgatgaggttgtacagttggctacggcctcaggtggtgcgcgcgttggctgaagccgagagcaaggtacatataagcttcgatgggtggacgacaaaaggcggcaaacgtggcttcttttctgtagttgctcactacgccaacagtaagggcgcgatagttgacctacccatcgcgctgccgcagctggtgggtgcccacactggtgaggcgatagctgacgctgtaaccaaaatcctgcaatccttcagcattaatcgcagcaaactcggctactttgtgctcgataacgcttacaataacgacaccgctgttaacaaactcgccgcgatgtaccacttttctgcctccgatcgccgcctccgctgcgcttgccacatacttaaccttgttggccaaacgattatgttcgggagggatgctgacgcgtataacaacgccctggagaacacaaagatggaggatttttacatgaaggagtggcggaaagaaggaccgcttggcgtgtatcttgatattatcaactacatcaacacgccgaagcagtggagtatttttgaagattgccaacgcgaggcagttaacagcatgcccacaggcgccagcggcggcactcgcgagccaattaagccgtgtgttacacgttggaacagctattacgactgctttaagcgcggagttcagctccaacaagctatcaacgcatacgccacgtaccacattcgcgagactgaacaggctgacgaacaggcagctattagaggaaacaagctgcctgatgtgccgcggtggatgaggtcagacggccttacggcggctgactgggcggtgattactgagtacatggcgatactgcagccgctcaagtttgctacagatcgcctccaaggccgcggcaagtgtggccgttttggcgcactctacgaggtcatcccagtatttgagagtgtgataactgagctggatgcacgccttcggccatacgaatcggtcaaccacgagccatctgaggcgcccgaagatcacatcccgatcaacctgcgagccgcgaggcgaaaagcgagcaattactttactaagatcctccaaagtcccatttactacgcagctacggcactacatccacgatataaaacatactctaagcgcttctggcgcgacaaacctacacaattgagcaccgcgcacgcgaagtttctgcgggtttgggctgcctacaagcctgccgctgctgccacaacaccaacccctgcgccaaaacctaccatgagcagctttgacgacgctatcgacgctatactagatgaggacggcgagcatacattggaggtggaggatgagtacgatagctggttaaaagagcctatgtggacgtctgatcaacacaaggagggtccaacagctgtacagtactggttatcgttgaagccgaagtatccacatctttcacgattggcgatcgacgtgttgactatacccgcctccagctctgattgtgagcgcgtttttgcgggaactggcgatataattgagccacaaaggcggaaaattggcgcgcagttactggctgctttggtgtgcttgcaacggtggactcgtgcaggttttacaacaccaagcacgacaacagcagcaaagcatactgatgaggagctcacggaagagtttgcgataggaacgtgggaagagccgcctgcagaattgtcatag